CGATCCGGAGCAACACGGATTCACCCCACGCGCCGGCCAAGAACGTGACGCCGATCGGCAGTCCGCGCACCGCGCCGGCCGGGACGCTGATCGCCGGGTAGCCCGCCAGCCCGGGGACGAGCGCGCTGCCCCGCGCGGGCGGGTCGCCGTTGATCAGGTCCACCTTCCACGCGGGTCCGCCGGTCGGGGCCACCAGCGCGTCGAGGCGGTGTTCGCGCAGGACGGCATCGATGCCTTCGTCGCGGGACAACCTCCGCAGCGTCGTCAAGGCGGCCAGGTAATCCGGGTCGGCGAGGTCCCCGCTGAGCCCGTCGACCATTTCCAGCGTCTCCTGGCCGAAGTGCGGCATCTCGGTGTCGGCGTGCTCGCGGTTGTAGGCGATGAGTTCGGCGATGCTGCGCGGGTGCTCGCCCGGCGTCGCCGCCAGGTAGGCGTCGAGGTGGTGCTTGACCTCCTGCAACTGCGCGAACATCAGGCTTTCGTCGGACATGATCTGCGGCAGGCTCCGGATTTCGGTGCGGTCGACGATGGTCGCGCCCGCCGCCGCCAGCACCCGGATCGCGTCTTCGGCAACGGCGTCGGCGTGATCGTCGTAGCCGAAGAACGCCTCTCTCGGAACCCCGATCCTGGTCCCGGCCAGCGCATTCTGTTCTAAAAGTTCCCGGTAGTCGGCGCGGAAACGACCGGTGCCGGCCGCGGTCGCCGGATCGCGGCCGTCCACCCCGGTGAGCACGCCCAGCACGGCGGCGGCATCCGCGACGCTGCGGCACAGCGGACCGATGGTGTCCAGGCTCGGCACGCCCGGGATCATGCCCGCCCGGCTGGTCAGCCCGACGGTCGGTTTCAGACCGACCACGCCGTTGACGCCGGCCGGGCCGAGGATCGACCCGATCGTCTCGGTGCCCAGCGCGAACGCGCACAGCCCGGCCGCCACGGCGGCGGCGGATCCGGAACTCGATCCGTGCGGCGAACGGTCCAGCCGGTGCGGATTGCGCCCCTGGCCGCCGCGCGGGCTCCAGCCGGCCGAACCGCTGATCCAGCCGCTCTTGTTCGTCTTGCCCAACACGATCGCGCCCGCCGCGCGCAGTTTCGCGATCACCGTCGCGTCCCGCTCTGGGCGCGCACCGAGGAGCGCGGTACTGCCGTTGGTGGTCCGCAGTCGGTCTGCGGTCTCAAGATTGTCCTTCACCAGCACCGGAATGCCGTGCAGCGGTCCGCGAAGTTCGCCGCGTCGGCGCTCGGTGTCGCGTTGCGCGGCGATCTCCGCTGCCTGCGGGTTCGTCTCCAGCACCGCGCGCAGTTCGGGGCCGCGCAGGTTCAGCCGGTCGATTCGGTCGAGGTGGAACCGCACCAGCTCCGCCGCGCTGAGCCACCCGGCGGCCATCCCCGCCTGCATTTGGGCGATGGTCGCCTCGGCCAGTGCCGCACGCTCGACCGCTTCGCTCGCCGCCACTTTCGCCCACTTTCCCTTTCGGCTCGTTATCGAAGTCTTATCGGGACGCCATTTCTCGAAACCCCGCGACCTTAACTGGGGCAGGCGTCTACCCAGGTCGCCCCGCTACTCCCGATGAAATGCGCCCGAAACATGCGGAGTGTCCGGATCGGCCGATGGAACCGGTCGGCGACGGACGTCGTCAATAGGCCAACGGGTACTCAGGATTACCCGATAGGGTGCACGTCGTGCCTGCCAAGGCACTCAAGGGGATCGCGTTTGGGGGGACCGCGTTGGGGGGATTGCGTTGGGCACCGGAAAAGTTGCCTACCGCGCGTCGGCAACAGGAAGAAGACTTCATGACCGATCGTCTCGAATTTGGCCTGCTCGGGCCCTTGCGCCTGGAGTTCAATGAACAGCGGATTGCGATAGGCGGTCCGCGGCAGCGGATCGTACTGGCCATGCTCCTGCTGAATGCGGATCGGGTCGTCTCCATCGACCGGATCTCGGAAGCGATCTGGAACGGGCATCCCCCCGCGACAGCCAGGACCCAGGTCGCGATCTGCGTCGCCGAATTGCGGAAGACCATCAGATCCTTTGGGCTGCGCGACGACGTGCTGCTTACCTCGTCGCCGGGCTACATGCTGCGCCGCGCCGAGCACGAGATCGACCTGCTGTCCTTCCGGGCCAAGGTCGCCGAGGCTCGCACGCTCGCCAACCGGCTCGAGATCCGCCAAGCCACCGAACGCTACGACGAGGCGCTGGCCTTGTGGCGGGGCCGCGCGCTGTGCGACATCAACTCCGCGCTGGTGGAGATCGAGGTCGAGCGGCTCGAAGAGCAGAAGCTCGCGGTCCAGGAGGAACGCACCGCGTTGCACCTCCAGCTCGGCCGGCACCGCGAGCTGATCAGCGAGCTGACCGCGCTCGTGGAGGACAAGCCACTGCGGGAACAGACCCGTGCCCAGCTCATGCTCGCCCAGTACCGCGCCGGGCGACGCGCCGAGGCGATGGAGACGTTCCGCCAGGGCCGCCAGTACTTCATCGACGAGATCGGCCTGGAACCCGGCCCGGTCCTGCAGGAACTGCACGAGGCGATCCTCAACGACGACCCGTCGGTCCGCGAACCGCAACGGCAGCGCCGCAGCACTCCGCCCACCGCAACGGCGGCCAACGCCGCCCCCTCCGACATCGTCCCCTTCGGCGGCCGGAAAACCGAACTGTCCACCTTGGACGAATTGCGCACCATGCGGCAGGCGAACGTCGGCCTGATCACCGGCAGCGCCGGCATCGGCAAGAGCGCGCTGGCCGTGCACTGGGCGCACCGGATGGCCGACGAGTTCCCCGGCGGTGTGCTGTACGCGAACCTGCACGAATGCTGCCGCCCGCCCGCGCGGTCGGACGCGCAGGAAACGCTGCACCAGTTGCTGCGCCAACTCGGCGTCCCCGCAACGGACATCCCATCCGATCTGGACACGGCGGCGACGCTTTACCAGAACCTCGCGCGCGAGCGGAAAACCCTTGTGCTGCTGGACAATGTCGCGTCCTACCAGCAGATCGAACACGTCCTGCCGTCCGGATCGCCGAGCAAAGCCCTGGTCACCAGCCGCAGCCAGCTCGGCGAACTGGTCGCCAGCGCGTTGTGGTTGCGGCTGCAACCGATCGGCCACCCGGAGGCGGTGGATCTGCTCGGCACGCTCATCGGCCGCCGCGCCGAGGCGGCGCCGCGCGCCGTCGCCGAACTCGCCGAGCTGTGCGGCCGGCTGCCGGCCGCGCTGCGCATCGCGGCGACCAAGCTCATCGCCAAGCCGCACTGGACGATCCAGCGGCTGGCGAACCGGCTCAGCGACCCGCACACCCGACTGGACCACCTGGAGCACGGGGAACAGCGCCTGCGCGGCCGATTGCAGTCCAGCTACCAGCGGCTCAGCCCCGAGGTGGCGCGGATGTTCCGCCTGCTGGGCAGGTTGAAGACCGCCGAGTTCAGCCTGCACGACGCGAGCACCCTTCTGCAACTGGATCCCGGCGAGGCCGAGCACCTCATCGAAAGCCTGGTGGACGCGCACCTGCTGGAAGGCGTTCCCGGGGTGGACACCGACGAGGTCCGCTACGAGTTCCAGCCGCTGCTGCGCGTGTTCGCGGCGGAACTGGACCGCGGCGAGGTGCGGACGGCCGAGACCGCCCGTTCGCCCCGCCTGGTGGGCAAACCGGAGCTCAGATTCGCGATGTGAGCGCCCACTCCAGCACCGCCATGGCGCTGTGCATCTTGTCCCCCGCCTGATCGAAGGCGATCGACCGCGGCCCGTCGAGCACGGCCGCGGTCATCTCTTCGCCCCGGTGCGCGGGCAGATCGTGCATGAACCACGCCGCGGGATACCCGTCGAGCAACTGCTCGTCGACCTGGAACGGGGCGAAAACGGCGCGCCAGTCGGGATCCGGTTTGCTGGTGCCGGTGGTCTGCCACCGCGCCGTGTAGACGATGTCGACCGCCGGGGGCAACTCGGACATGTCGTGCGTTTCCCGCAGTGTCGAACCGGACTCCTTGGCATACCGTTCGGCCTGTTCGCGGACGTGCGGTTCGAGCCCGTAGCCGGGCGGGGTCCGCAGGTGCAGTTCGGTGCGTTCGAACCGGGTCAGCGACAGCGCGAGCGCCGCGGCGGTGCTGTTGCCCTCGCCGACGTAGAGCACCCGCGTACCGTCGATTCCGCCGAGGTGCCGCTGGATCGTGGTGAGGTCGGTCAGCGCCTGGGTGGGATGCTCGTGGGCGCTCATCGCGTTGATGACCGACATGCCCGACGGCTCGGCGAGCGCCCGCAGTTCGGCCGTGCTTCCGGCGGTTCGGCACACCAGCCCGTCGAGCATCCGGGACAGCACCTGCGCGGTGTCCTCGATCGTCTCCCCGGTGTTGAGCTGGAGATCGTCCGGGCCGTAGCCGATGATCCGGGCGCCCAGCCGCAGCGCCGCAGCGGAAAACGCGGTCCGCGTCCTGGTGGAGGTCTTGCGGAAGTAGATGCCGATCACGGCCCCGGCCAGCGGCTCGCCGGAATACTCGCGGCGGGCGAACCCGACCCCGCGGCGCACGATCTCCCTGATCTCAAGCAGATCCAGGTCCACCAGCGAGATGAGATCACCGCGCTGCGCGGCGGGGATCGAAATCGGCGCTGCCATGACACCTTCCTCCATCCGACGACTGCGACGCACCGCGTCTGCACACGGCTGATGCAGCCTGGCACCGCCCGTTATTCCCGCCATATCGACGGCGCCCGAGCCGGTGGCGATCGTCAGGACGACTCGGCGGCACGCCGGAGCACCACCAGGGTCGAGGCCATGAGCGCGGCCGCCGCAACGGCTTGCGCGATCGCGAAACCTCCCCAGGAGCCGGAAATCTCGCCGTCGGACCAAAACCCACCGCCGAGATAGCTGAACTTCCCCAGCAGCAACGAACCGAGCATGAGCAGCAATTCCGGACCGAGGTAGGCGATGACCGTCGAGGCGACGAAGACACGCTGCGATTCGTCCCCGGCCTCGGTCAGCGCGGTGGCCACA
The sequence above is a segment of the Saccharopolyspora phatthalungensis genome. Coding sequences within it:
- a CDS encoding amidase codes for the protein MAASEAVERAALAEATIAQMQAGMAAGWLSAAELVRFHLDRIDRLNLRGPELRAVLETNPQAAEIAAQRDTERRRGELRGPLHGIPVLVKDNLETADRLRTTNGSTALLGARPERDATVIAKLRAAGAIVLGKTNKSGWISGSAGWSPRGGQGRNPHRLDRSPHGSSSGSAAAVAAGLCAFALGTETIGSILGPAGVNGVVGLKPTVGLTSRAGMIPGVPSLDTIGPLCRSVADAAAVLGVLTGVDGRDPATAAGTGRFRADYRELLEQNALAGTRIGVPREAFFGYDDHADAVAEDAIRVLAAAGATIVDRTEIRSLPQIMSDESLMFAQLQEVKHHLDAYLAATPGEHPRSIAELIAYNREHADTEMPHFGQETLEMVDGLSGDLADPDYLAALTTLRRLSRDEGIDAVLREHRLDALVAPTGGPAWKVDLINGDPPARGSALVPGLAGYPAISVPAGAVRGLPIGVTFLAGAWGESVLLRIGYAFERTNPAWFPPAFEPPSVG
- a CDS encoding AfsR/SARP family transcriptional regulator is translated as MTDRLEFGLLGPLRLEFNEQRIAIGGPRQRIVLAMLLLNADRVVSIDRISEAIWNGHPPATARTQVAICVAELRKTIRSFGLRDDVLLTSSPGYMLRRAEHEIDLLSFRAKVAEARTLANRLEIRQATERYDEALALWRGRALCDINSALVEIEVERLEEQKLAVQEERTALHLQLGRHRELISELTALVEDKPLREQTRAQLMLAQYRAGRRAEAMETFRQGRQYFIDEIGLEPGPVLQELHEAILNDDPSVREPQRQRRSTPPTATAANAAPSDIVPFGGRKTELSTLDELRTMRQANVGLITGSAGIGKSALAVHWAHRMADEFPGGVLYANLHECCRPPARSDAQETLHQLLRQLGVPATDIPSDLDTAATLYQNLARERKTLVLLDNVASYQQIEHVLPSGSPSKALVTSRSQLGELVASALWLRLQPIGHPEAVDLLGTLIGRRAEAAPRAVAELAELCGRLPAALRIAATKLIAKPHWTIQRLANRLSDPHTRLDHLEHGEQRLRGRLQSSYQRLSPEVARMFRLLGRLKTAEFSLHDASTLLQLDPGEAEHLIESLVDAHLLEGVPGVDTDEVRYEFQPLLRVFAAELDRGEVRTAETARSPRLVGKPELRFAM
- a CDS encoding ornithine carbamoyltransferase — translated: MAAPISIPAAQRGDLISLVDLDLLEIREIVRRGVGFARREYSGEPLAGAVIGIYFRKTSTRTRTAFSAAALRLGARIIGYGPDDLQLNTGETIEDTAQVLSRMLDGLVCRTAGSTAELRALAEPSGMSVINAMSAHEHPTQALTDLTTIQRHLGGIDGTRVLYVGEGNSTAAALALSLTRFERTELHLRTPPGYGLEPHVREQAERYAKESGSTLRETHDMSELPPAVDIVYTARWQTTGTSKPDPDWRAVFAPFQVDEQLLDGYPAAWFMHDLPAHRGEEMTAAVLDGPRSIAFDQAGDKMHSAMAVLEWALTSRI